A window of the Ipomoea triloba cultivar NCNSP0323 chromosome 14, ASM357664v1 genome harbors these coding sequences:
- the LOC116003498 gene encoding transcription factor TGA2.2-like isoform X1: MQSFKASVIPPVSLPNSSDMYCNSAFYLRGDEGGRNGGRFLDIGELDNSAPFHQEDAVDLSRSSIYNDMRLSNASIVSPNSLHFADINTSIGSTEMGSSETGVDAGRFMMQRGGATALMGGRVLGGGGGLGNGSFENWGESGTAEHSQQTDTSTDVDTEEKIQSLGVQHGSVLVVDSMEQSKGRPGEQKALRRLAQNREAARKSRLRKKAYVQQLETSRLRLTQLEQELKQARQQGVFVANGFVGDKSHSTTIGNGALAFDMEYARWLDEHQRLINDLRSAVNCLVGDNELRLLVDGVMSHYDEIFRITSIGAKSDVFHMLSGMWLTPAERCFMWLGGFRSSELLKILGNHLEPLTEQQLVGICNLQQSSQQAEDALSQGMEALQQLLVETLSSTSLGPNGSGNVTDYMGQMAIAMGKLATIENFLHQADLLRQQTLHQLHRILTTRQAARALLAINDYMSRLRALSSLWLARPRDC, translated from the exons ATGCAGAGCTTCAAAGCTTCTGTAATTCCCCCTGTTTCTCTCCCCAACTCATCAGACATGTATTGCAACTCTGCTTTTTACCTCAG AGGTGACGAAGGTGGTAGAAATGGTGGGCGTTTCTTGGATATAGGCGAACTTGACAACTCTGCTCCCTTTCATCAAGAAGATGCTGTTGATTTAAGCAGAA GCTCAATTTATAATGACATGAGACTAAGCAATGCCTCCATTGTCTCTCCAAATAGCTTACACTTTGCTGATATCAACACG AGCATTGGGTCAACGGAAATGGGGTCATCGGAAACAGGGGTGGATGCGGGGAGGTTTATGATGCAGAGAGGCGGCGCCACCGCACTAATGGGTGGCAGAGTTTTAGGTGGCGGTGGCGGTTTGGGAAATGGGAGCTTTGAGAACTGGGGAGAGTCTGGCACGGCAGAGCACAGCCAGCAGACTGACACCTCCACAGATGTCGACACTGAAGAGAAAATTCAG AGCCTTGGTGTCCAGCATGGTTCTGTACTAGTTGTGGATTCAATGGAGCAGTCCAAAGGGAGACCTGGGGAGCAAAAG GCGCTTCGTAGACTAGCCCAGAACAGAGAAGCTGCACGCAAGAGCCGGTTGAGGAAGAAA GCGTATGTTCAACAACTCGAGACTAGTAGGCTCAGGCTTACACAACTAGAGCAGGAACTTAAGCAAGCCCGCCAACAG GGAGTATTTGTTGCAAACGGGTTCGTTGGAGACAAGAGCCATTCGACGACTATTGGAAATG GGGCATTGGCATTCGACATGGAATATGCACGCTGGCTCGATGAGCATCAGCGCCTTATAAACGACTTGAGATCAGCTGTAAATTGTTTGGTGGGAGACAACGAGCTCCGCCTTCTTGTCGATGGAGTGATGTCCCATTACGACGAAATCTTTAGGATAACGAGCATCGGTGCAAAGTCGGATGTGTTCCACATGCTGTCGGGGATGTGGCTAACCCCGGCAGAGAGATGTTTTATGTGGCTGGGCGGGTTCCGCTCCTCGGAGCTCCTCAAGATACTTGGAAACCACTTGGAGCCCTTGACAGAACAGCAGTTAGTGGGGATTTGCAACTTGCAGCAGTCTTCCCAGCAGGCCGAGGATGCGCTGTCGCAAGGCATGGAGGCGTTGCAGCAACTGCTCGTCGAGACGCTGTCGTCCACCTCCCTTGGGCCTAATGGCTCGGGCAATGTGACGGACTACATGGGGCAAATGGCGATCGCCATGGGGAAGCTAGCCACTATAGAGAACTTCCTTCATCag GCTGATCTGTTGAGGCAGCAGACATTGCACCAACTGCATAGAATCTTGACGACTCGTCAAGCTGCTCGTGCCCTCCTGGCCATCAACGATTACATGTCAAGGCTTCGGGCTCTCAGCTCGCTATGGTTAGCTCGTCCCCGAGACTGCTGA
- the LOC116003498 gene encoding transcription factor TGA2.2-like isoform X2, translating into MQSFKASVIPPVSLPNSSDIGDEGGRNGGRFLDIGELDNSAPFHQEDAVDLSRSSIYNDMRLSNASIVSPNSLHFADINTSIGSTEMGSSETGVDAGRFMMQRGGATALMGGRVLGGGGGLGNGSFENWGESGTAEHSQQTDTSTDVDTEEKIQSLGVQHGSVLVVDSMEQSKGRPGEQKALRRLAQNREAARKSRLRKKAYVQQLETSRLRLTQLEQELKQARQQGVFVANGFVGDKSHSTTIGNGALAFDMEYARWLDEHQRLINDLRSAVNCLVGDNELRLLVDGVMSHYDEIFRITSIGAKSDVFHMLSGMWLTPAERCFMWLGGFRSSELLKILGNHLEPLTEQQLVGICNLQQSSQQAEDALSQGMEALQQLLVETLSSTSLGPNGSGNVTDYMGQMAIAMGKLATIENFLHQADLLRQQTLHQLHRILTTRQAARALLAINDYMSRLRALSSLWLARPRDC; encoded by the exons ATGCAGAGCTTCAAAGCTTCTGTAATTCCCCCTGTTTCTCTCCCCAACTCATCAGACAT AGGTGACGAAGGTGGTAGAAATGGTGGGCGTTTCTTGGATATAGGCGAACTTGACAACTCTGCTCCCTTTCATCAAGAAGATGCTGTTGATTTAAGCAGAA GCTCAATTTATAATGACATGAGACTAAGCAATGCCTCCATTGTCTCTCCAAATAGCTTACACTTTGCTGATATCAACACG AGCATTGGGTCAACGGAAATGGGGTCATCGGAAACAGGGGTGGATGCGGGGAGGTTTATGATGCAGAGAGGCGGCGCCACCGCACTAATGGGTGGCAGAGTTTTAGGTGGCGGTGGCGGTTTGGGAAATGGGAGCTTTGAGAACTGGGGAGAGTCTGGCACGGCAGAGCACAGCCAGCAGACTGACACCTCCACAGATGTCGACACTGAAGAGAAAATTCAG AGCCTTGGTGTCCAGCATGGTTCTGTACTAGTTGTGGATTCAATGGAGCAGTCCAAAGGGAGACCTGGGGAGCAAAAG GCGCTTCGTAGACTAGCCCAGAACAGAGAAGCTGCACGCAAGAGCCGGTTGAGGAAGAAA GCGTATGTTCAACAACTCGAGACTAGTAGGCTCAGGCTTACACAACTAGAGCAGGAACTTAAGCAAGCCCGCCAACAG GGAGTATTTGTTGCAAACGGGTTCGTTGGAGACAAGAGCCATTCGACGACTATTGGAAATG GGGCATTGGCATTCGACATGGAATATGCACGCTGGCTCGATGAGCATCAGCGCCTTATAAACGACTTGAGATCAGCTGTAAATTGTTTGGTGGGAGACAACGAGCTCCGCCTTCTTGTCGATGGAGTGATGTCCCATTACGACGAAATCTTTAGGATAACGAGCATCGGTGCAAAGTCGGATGTGTTCCACATGCTGTCGGGGATGTGGCTAACCCCGGCAGAGAGATGTTTTATGTGGCTGGGCGGGTTCCGCTCCTCGGAGCTCCTCAAGATACTTGGAAACCACTTGGAGCCCTTGACAGAACAGCAGTTAGTGGGGATTTGCAACTTGCAGCAGTCTTCCCAGCAGGCCGAGGATGCGCTGTCGCAAGGCATGGAGGCGTTGCAGCAACTGCTCGTCGAGACGCTGTCGTCCACCTCCCTTGGGCCTAATGGCTCGGGCAATGTGACGGACTACATGGGGCAAATGGCGATCGCCATGGGGAAGCTAGCCACTATAGAGAACTTCCTTCATCag GCTGATCTGTTGAGGCAGCAGACATTGCACCAACTGCATAGAATCTTGACGACTCGTCAAGCTGCTCGTGCCCTCCTGGCCATCAACGATTACATGTCAAGGCTTCGGGCTCTCAGCTCGCTATGGTTAGCTCGTCCCCGAGACTGCTGA